AGAAACCTATGATGTGAAAACCAATCCAAATGGGCGTTGGCGCAAATATTCGGTAAATGAAATTCTGCAACGGGACAAGACAAGTCTTGATATTACTTGGGTTAAACAAGGGGGAGATGAAGAAGAATACACGCTTGCCGAACTAATGGCGATCATTAAGGAGAAGAGTGACAATATCAGTCAAGCAGTGACCGAGTTGCAGAAACTAATGGCAAACATTGAAGAGTAATGGAAGAAAATAACATTCAGAAGAGAGAGGATATTCTCTTTGAACATATATCACGTTTAATAGATGAATCACGTAGAAGAATAAAAACTACCGTTAATACGGCAATGGTTTATACCTACTATAGTGTTGGTAAATATATTGTGGAAGATGAGCTGCAGGGCGAACGACGAGCAACGTATGGTAAAAGCGTATTGAAAGACCTGTCTATACGGCTTACCATGCATTATGGAAAAGGATGGTCTCTTGCAAATCTCAAGAATGCTAAGCAGTTTTATTTGCTTTATATGGAAAGGCTAAACACTGTTTATCCAATTCAAACAGGAAAAGCCAAGCACTGTTTAACCAATTTGATAAATTGTACTCAGCAAACAGAGCCCGATAAGAACAATTCGGCCCACGATGTGGACCAAATCTATCCTTTCACTCTTTCGTGGTCTCATTATCTTGTTCTTATGCGTATTAAAAACGACGATGAACGTTGTTTTTATGAGATTGAGAGCCGAAAACAAGATTGGAGTGTACGCCAATTGCAACGTCAATATTCTTCCAGCCTTTATGAGCGTTTAGCTTTGAGTCGTAATAAAAAAGAAGTAATGCGTCTGGCAAAAGAGGGGCAGACTGTGGAGAAGCCGGACGATGTGATAAAAGACCCACTTTCGCTGGAATTCCTTGGACTGAAAGCGGATGATTCATACAGTGAGACAAAATTGGAAAGTGCCATTATAAATAAAATGCGTGATTTTTTGCTCGAAATGGGTAAAGGATTTTTATTCGAGGCTCGGCAAAAACGATTTACTTTCGATGAAGAGCATTTTTATGTGGATTTAGTGTTCTACAATCGTTTGTTGCAATGTTATTGCCTTATAGATTTGAAAAATGACAAACTGACTCATCAAGATCTTGGACAGATGCAAATGTACGTTAATTATTTCGATCGCTATGTAAAGCAAGATTTTGAAAAGCCAACTATCGGAATTCTTCTTTGTAAAAAGAAAAATGATGCATTAGTAGATTTAACTTTACCCAAAGATGCCAATATTTATGCCTCTGCTTACGAACTTTACCTACCCGACAAGGATCTTTTACAATCTAAAGTAAAAGAATGGATAGAAGAGTTTGAAGAGAATGAGCCAGATGCTGAAAATATTAGTAAGGAACAATTATAACGATAATTACTTATCGCAGGTTTATAAAAAACAATCAATGGATACAAAGAAATTACGTCAAAAGATACTCGACCTTGCCATCCATGGTAAGCTCGTGCCGCAAGACCCTAATGATGAACCGGCTTCAGTTTTACTTGAACGTATTAAGGCTGAGAAAGAACGCCTTATTAAAGAGGGTAAACTGAAACGTAACAAGAAATCAGTGTCTTCTGATACACCCCATTATGAGAACGTGCCCTTTGAGGTGCCGGGTTCGTGGGTGTGGTGTAAAATNGTCCACACCCACGAACCCGGCACCTCAAAGGGCACGTTCTCATAATGGGGTATATGTACACTAAAGAGAGAGAATGTGACTTTCTCTTTATGGTAAAATT
The genomic region above belongs to Parabacteroides pacaensis and contains:
- a CDS encoding PDDEXK nuclease domain-containing protein is translated as MEENNIQKREDILFEHISRLIDESRRRIKTTVNTAMVYTYYSVGKYIVEDELQGERRATYGKSVLKDLSIRLTMHYGKGWSLANLKNAKQFYLLYMERLNTVYPIQTGKAKHCLTNLINCTQQTEPDKNNSAHDVDQIYPFTLSWSHYLVLMRIKNDDERCFYEIESRKQDWSVRQLQRQYSSSLYERLALSRNKKEVMRLAKEGQTVEKPDDVIKDPLSLEFLGLKADDSYSETKLESAIINKMRDFLLEMGKGFLFEARQKRFTFDEEHFYVDLVFYNRLLQCYCLIDLKNDKLTHQDLGQMQMYVNYFDRYVKQDFEKPTIGILLCKKKNDALVDLTLPKDANIYASAYELYLPDKDLLQSKVKEWIEEFEENEPDAENISKEQL